In the genome of Streptococcus oralis, one region contains:
- a CDS encoding MalY/PatB family protein codes for MGKYDFTSLPNRFGHHTYKWKEAETNREVLPAWIADMDFVVLPEVREAVQAYADQLVYGYTYASNALIQSVQEWEASQHGYHFDKDALVFIEGVVPAISTAIQAFTKEGEAVLINTPVYPPFARSVKLNNRRLITNPLVEKDELFEIDFDQLEKDMVGEDVKLYILCNPHNPGGRVWEKEVLKKIGYLCQKHGVLLVSDEIHQDLALFGHKHQSFNTIDPDFKNFALILSSATKTFNIAGTKNSYAVIENPKLRVAFQKRQLANNQHEISGLGYLATEAAYRYGKDWLGELKEVFEDHINYVVDVLGKETKIKVMKPQGTYLIWLDFSAYDLTDDRLQELLKNEAKVILNRGLDFGEEGTLHARLNVAMPKSVLEEVCQRIVTTFATL; via the coding sequence ATGGGAAAATATGATTTTACAAGCCTGCCCAATCGTTTTGGGCATCATACCTATAAATGGAAAGAGGCGGAAACTAATCGAGAAGTTCTACCAGCCTGGATAGCGGATATGGACTTTGTGGTCTTGCCTGAAGTTCGAGAAGCTGTACAAGCCTACGCGGATCAGTTGGTTTATGGTTATACTTATGCTAGCAACGCTTTGATTCAGTCGGTTCAAGAATGGGAAGCCAGCCAACACGGTTATCACTTTGACAAAGATGCTCTCGTCTTTATCGAGGGAGTGGTGCCAGCTATTTCAACAGCCATTCAAGCCTTTACAAAAGAAGGAGAGGCTGTTCTGATTAACACACCGGTCTATCCACCTTTTGCTCGCAGTGTCAAACTCAACAATCGCCGATTGATTACCAATCCTTTGGTGGAAAAGGATGAATTGTTTGAGATTGACTTTGATCAGTTGGAGAAGGATATGGTGGGAGAGGATGTGAAGCTTTATATCCTCTGCAATCCCCACAATCCTGGTGGACGTGTTTGGGAAAAGGAAGTATTGAAAAAGATTGGTTATCTCTGCCAAAAACATGGTGTATTACTGGTTTCGGATGAGATTCACCAAGATTTAGCCCTCTTTGGTCACAAACATCAGTCTTTTAATACCATTGATCCAGACTTTAAAAACTTTGCCCTCATCTTGAGCAGTGCTACAAAGACCTTTAATATTGCTGGGACGAAAAATTCCTATGCAGTGATTGAAAATCCTAAACTTCGTGTTGCTTTTCAAAAACGCCAGTTAGCCAATAACCAGCATGAAATTTCAGGTTTGGGGTATTTGGCGACAGAAGCTGCCTATCGATATGGAAAGGATTGGCTAGGAGAGTTAAAGGAAGTCTTTGAAGACCACATTAACTATGTAGTGGATGTTTTGGGCAAAGAAACCAAGATTAAGGTCATGAAACCGCAAGGTACCTACTTGATTTGGCTTGATTTTTCAGCCTATGACCTAACGGATGACCGCTTGCAAGAGCTTTTGAAGAATGAAGCTAAGGTTATCTTGAACCGAGGTTTGGACTTTGGAGAGGAGGGAACTCTTCATGCCCGCCTCAATGTAGCTATGCCGAAGTCAGTACTGGAAGAGGTTTGCCAACGCATCGTGACCACTTTTGCTACACTTTAA
- a CDS encoding cystathionine gamma-synthase, protein MSKERHINTILAQAGIKSDKATGALVTPLHFSTTYQHPEFGQSTGFDYTRTKNPTRSKAEEVLAAIESADYALATSSGMAAIVLAFSVFPVGSKVLAVRDLYGGSFRWFNQVEQEGRFHFTYANTEEELITELEKDVDVLYIETPTNPLMLEFDIAKLAKLAHDKGAKVVVDNTFYSPIYQRPIEDGADIVLHSATKYLAGHNDVLAGVVVTNSLELYEQLFYNLNTTGAVLSPFDSYQLIRGLKTLSLRMERSTANAQEVVAFLKNSPAVKEVLYTGRGGMISFKVVDEKRIPHILNSLKVFSFAESLGGVESLITYPTTQTHADIPAEVRHSYGLTDDLLRLSIGIEDARDLIADLRQALEG, encoded by the coding sequence ATGAGCAAAGAACGACACATCAACACAATTTTGGCCCAGGCTGGGATCAAGTCAGATAAGGCGACAGGTGCCTTGGTGACGCCACTACATTTTTCAACAACTTATCAGCATCCAGAGTTCGGTCAGTCTACGGGATTTGACTATACTCGGACTAAAAACCCAACTCGCAGTAAGGCGGAGGAAGTCTTGGCTGCAATCGAATCAGCAGACTATGCCCTAGCGACGAGCTCAGGTATGGCTGCGATTGTACTGGCTTTTAGTGTTTTTCCAGTAGGAAGTAAAGTCTTGGCAGTGCGTGACCTTTATGGGGGTTCTTTCCGTTGGTTCAACCAAGTGGAGCAGGAAGGTCGTTTCCATTTTACCTATGCCAATACAGAGGAAGAGTTGATTACTGAGTTAGAGAAAGATGTGGATGTTCTCTATATTGAAACGCCGACTAATCCCTTGATGTTAGAATTTGATATTGCAAAACTAGCAAAACTAGCTCATGACAAGGGGGCTAAAGTAGTCGTAGACAATACCTTCTACAGTCCGATTTACCAACGTCCGATTGAAGATGGTGCGGATATTGTTCTTCATTCGGCTACCAAATACCTAGCAGGGCACAACGATGTTTTGGCTGGGGTAGTTGTGACTAATAGTTTAGAACTATATGAACAACTGTTTTACAATCTCAATACAACAGGTGCTGTCTTGTCACCATTTGATAGTTATCAGTTAATTCGTGGTCTTAAGACCTTGTCTCTGCGCATGGAGCGTTCTACAGCGAATGCCCAAGAAGTGGTTGCCTTTTTGAAGAATTCTCCAGCAGTCAAGGAAGTGCTCTACACTGGTCGTGGGGGAATGATTTCCTTTAAAGTAGTGGATGAGAAACGTATTCCTCATATTTTGAACAGCCTCAAGGTCTTCTCTTTTGCTGAGAGTTTGGGTGGGGTAGAGAGTCTGATCACCTATCCGACGACGCAGACCCATGCGGATATTCCAGCAGAAGTACGCCATTCCTACGGTTTGACAGATGATCTTTTGCGCTTGTCAATCGGGATTGAGGATGCTAGAGATTTGATTGCGGACTTGCGCCAAGCCTTGGAAGGATAA
- a CDS encoding peptide ABC transporter substrate-binding protein → MKKSKAKYLTLAGVVLSAGILLSACGNSASSSKTYNYVYSSDPSSLNYLAENRATTNDIVTNLVDGLMENDQYGNYVPSLAEDWTVSKDGLTYTYKLRKDAKWYTYEGEEYAPVTAQDFVTGLKYAADKKSEALYLVQDSVAGLDDYINGKTTDFSTVGVKAIDDQTVQYTLTRPESYWNSKTTSTILFPVNADFLKSKGDDFGKVDPSSILYNGPFLMKSFVSKSVIEYKKNPNYWDAKNVFVDDVKLTYYDGSDQDALARNFVEGVYSYARLYPNSSSFEGIKEKNKDNIIYSMQTATSYYLNFNLDRKSYNFTSKSSDIEKKSTQEAVLNKNFRQAFNYAYNRTAYGAQSQGEDGATKIIRNLVVPPTFVSINGKDFGDVVSEKMVNYGQEWQGINFADAQDPYYNPDKAKAKFAEAKKELEAKGVQFPIHLDVSVDQSAKKGVLEASSLKQSIESVLGAENVVIDIQQLSTDDFDNSSYLAQTAAQKDFDIYNGGWSADYLDPSSYLDILNVNNGGMLQNLGLEPGEVNDKAKAVGLDTYTQMLEEANKEQDPAKRYEKYAEIQAWLVDSALAIPNVSLGGTPSLRKTVPFSAPFSQAGNKGVESYKYLKLQDKTVTTAEYEKAKEKWLKEKEESNKKAQEELAKHVK, encoded by the coding sequence ATGAAAAAGTCTAAGGCCAAGTATCTGACACTGGCAGGTGTCGTGTTAAGCGCAGGTATCCTATTGAGCGCATGTGGGAACTCAGCAAGTTCATCTAAAACATATAACTATGTCTATTCTAGTGATCCATCTAGTTTGAACTATCTAGCAGAGAACCGTGCAACAACCAATGATATCGTTACTAATTTGGTAGATGGTTTGATGGAAAATGACCAATATGGTAACTATGTTCCATCTTTAGCGGAGGACTGGACCGTTTCCAAGGACGGTTTGACTTATACCTACAAACTTCGTAAAGATGCCAAGTGGTATACATACGAAGGTGAAGAATACGCACCTGTAACTGCTCAAGACTTTGTGACAGGTTTGAAATATGCGGCAGATAAAAAATCTGAAGCCTTGTACTTGGTTCAAGACTCTGTAGCAGGTTTGGATGACTATATCAACGGTAAAACAACAGACTTTTCAACTGTCGGTGTGAAGGCGATTGATGACCAAACAGTTCAGTACACTTTGACACGTCCAGAATCTTATTGGAACTCTAAAACAACTTCAACCATTCTCTTCCCTGTCAATGCGGATTTCTTGAAATCAAAAGGGGATGATTTTGGTAAAGTAGACCCTTCTAGCATTTTGTACAATGGACCTTTCTTGATGAAATCATTTGTTTCAAAATCTGTTATCGAATACAAGAAAAATCCGAACTACTGGGATGCTAAAAATGTCTTTGTGGACGATGTGAAATTGACTTACTATGATGGTAGTGACCAAGATGCCCTAGCTCGTAACTTTGTAGAAGGAGTCTACAGCTACGCGCGTCTCTATCCAAATAGCTCAAGCTTTGAAGGAATTAAAGAGAAGAACAAGGATAACATCATCTATAGTATGCAAACCGCAACTTCTTATTACTTGAACTTCAACTTGGACAGAAAATCTTATAACTTCACTTCTAAGTCCTCAGATATCGAAAAGAAATCAACACAAGAAGCAGTTCTGAATAAAAACTTCCGTCAAGCCTTCAACTATGCTTATAACCGTACAGCCTATGGAGCTCAATCTCAAGGGGAAGATGGAGCAACGAAGATTATTCGTAACCTAGTGGTACCTCCTACATTTGTAAGTATCAACGGAAAAGACTTTGGCGATGTTGTTTCAGAAAAGATGGTCAACTATGGTCAAGAATGGCAAGGAATCAACTTTGCAGACGCGCAAGATCCATACTACAATCCTGACAAGGCTAAAGCTAAATTTGCAGAAGCTAAGAAAGAATTGGAAGCTAAGGGTGTGCAATTCCCAATTCACTTGGATGTATCAGTTGACCAATCAGCTAAAAAAGGTGTACTTGAAGCAAGTTCTTTAAAACAATCCATCGAATCTGTTCTAGGAGCTGAGAATGTGGTTATTGATATCCAACAATTATCAACAGATGACTTCGATAATTCTAGCTACCTCGCTCAAACGGCAGCTCAAAAAGACTTTGATATCTATAATGGCGGTTGGAGTGCTGACTACTTGGATCCATCAAGCTATCTAGATATCCTAAATGTCAATAACGGCGGTATGTTGCAAAACCTTGGTCTAGAACCAGGTGAGGTCAATGACAAGGCTAAGGCAGTTGGTCTGGATACTTACACTCAAATGTTAGAAGAAGCTAACAAGGAGCAAGATCCAGCGAAACGTTATGAAAAATATGCAGAAATTCAAGCTTGGCTCGTTGATAGCGCCCTTGCAATTCCAAACGTTTCCCTTGGTGGAACACCTAGCTTGAGAAAGACAGTTCCATTCTCAGCACCATTCTCACAAGCTGGAAATAAGGGTGTAGAATCATACAAGTATCTCAAGTTGCAAGATAAGACGGTGACAACTGCTGAGTACGAAAAAGCTAAAGAAAAATGGCTGAAAGAAAAAGAAGAATCAAATAAAAAAGCCCAAGAAGAATTGGCAAAACACGTTAAATAA
- a CDS encoding LPXTG cell wall anchor domain-containing protein, with protein sequence MSTSASQQSNSFSYSKGEPTSESKPEFNLPSYLESVSASESVSLSKSVSVSLSDSTSASISASESVSTSASLSDSISASISASNNSGSGSGSTSTSNGSASQSASASVSASQSVSASISASNNSGSGSGSASTSNDSASQSASASVSASQSASASVSASQSASASISASNNSGSGSGSTSTSNGSGDASTSASTSASMSNSVSASISTSESVSTSTSLSNSASTSASLSDSASISSALNHSQAPAQQPAGPGRSNGRKLPNTGTASNQFAGLGLGVAALATASLLGKKKKSAASEMDLED encoded by the coding sequence TTGAGTACAAGTGCGTCACAACAATCTAACTCATTCAGCTATAGTAAGGGTGAGCCAACAAGCGAATCTAAGCCAGAGTTTAACCTTCCTAGCTACCTTGAATCTGTAAGTGCAAGTGAGTCAGTTTCACTCAGCAAATCAGTAAGTGTGTCATTGAGCGATAGTACTTCAGCATCAATCAGCGCAAGTGAGTCAGTCTCAACAAGCGCAAGCTTGAGTGACAGCATTTCTGCCTCAATCAGTGCAAGCAACAACTCAGGTAGCGGTTCAGGTTCAACAAGCACAAGCAATGGCTCAGCTAGTCAATCAGCTAGCGCATCTGTATCAGCAAGCCAATCAGTTTCAGCTTCAATCAGTGCAAGCAATAACTCAGGTAGTGGTTCAGGTTCAGCAAGCACAAGCAATGACTCAGCCAGTCAATCAGCTTCAGCATCAGTATCTGCCAGTCAATCAGCTTCAGCGTCTGTAAGTGCAAGCCAATCAGCTTCAGCTTCAATCAGTGCAAGCAACAACTCAGGTAGTGGTTCAGGTTCAACAAGTACAAGCAATGGTTCAGGCGATGCCTCAACTTCAGCAAGTACTTCAGCAAGCATGAGCAACAGCGTAAGTGCTTCAATCAGCACAAGTGAATCAGTTTCAACAAGTACAAGCTTGAGCAACAGCGCAAGTACCTCAGCTAGCTTGTCTGACAGTGCTTCAATCTCAAGTGCATTGAACCACTCACAAGCTCCTGCCCAACAACCTGCTGGACCAGGACGTTCAAACGGTAGAAAACTTCCAAATACAGGAACTGCAAGTAACCAATTTGCTGGTCTTGGATTAGGAGTAGCTGCCTTGGCAACTGCCTCTCTTCTTGGCAAGAAGAAGAAATCAGCAGCTTCTGAAATGGATTTAGAAGACTAA